One Bacteriovorax sp. PP10 DNA window includes the following coding sequences:
- the purF gene encoding amidophosphoribosyltransferase — translation MCGIVGVFGTPYSFQEVYQGLLLLQHRGQDAAGILSFDFLDKNFHSHKDLGLVSDVFRPEILAGFSGQMSIAHTRYATVGPREKENSPLNSIDLKRDIQPMTINYPHGIGMVHNGNIVNYYELKTYLLEEKRRHLFTNNDLEALLNILSDGLREKVEGKHHFDIFQDAVKSLFDKAKGGFSVLGLLADKGLFAFRDPHGLRPLILGERKLTEEEMAVHPTHFGKSYCLSSESNSLNFLGYDVVRDLAPGEILFIDQTGEIFSSMDYSKKKNIAPKSCMFEWVYFANPESVLEERSVYSARLDFGKNLAGEIQALIESGEIKPDLVVPIPETSRVAAISLSETLKIPYREVLIKNRYIQRSFILNTQASRNRAVQLKLTAIASEIKGKNILLLDDSIVRGTTSKRIIEMVKEAGANEIYFATTCPPIRYPCYYGVDFPDPKELVAADRTVEEVQEYLGATRLIYLSETATKKSIGKESLCMACINGCYPVDIGSAKTFQDMRSLHRE, via the coding sequence ATGTGTGGAATTGTCGGAGTTTTTGGAACTCCTTATTCTTTTCAGGAAGTCTATCAAGGTTTGCTCCTACTGCAACACCGAGGACAAGATGCCGCCGGAATTCTCAGCTTCGACTTCTTGGACAAAAATTTTCACAGCCACAAAGACCTGGGGCTCGTGAGCGATGTCTTCCGTCCTGAAATCCTAGCGGGCTTTTCAGGACAAATGAGCATTGCTCACACCCGCTACGCTACTGTTGGCCCTCGAGAAAAAGAAAATTCACCACTCAATTCAATTGATCTAAAACGCGATATTCAACCAATGACAATTAACTACCCACATGGAATCGGAATGGTTCATAACGGGAATATTGTTAACTACTATGAGTTGAAAACTTATCTATTAGAAGAAAAACGCAGACACCTTTTTACCAATAACGATCTTGAAGCACTTTTAAATATTTTATCTGATGGATTACGTGAAAAAGTTGAAGGTAAACATCACTTTGATATTTTTCAAGATGCTGTGAAGTCTTTATTTGATAAAGCGAAAGGTGGATTTTCTGTTTTAGGACTCCTTGCTGATAAAGGATTGTTTGCTTTTCGTGATCCGCACGGGCTTCGTCCACTTATATTAGGTGAGAGAAAATTAACTGAAGAAGAAATGGCCGTTCATCCAACACACTTTGGAAAAAGCTATTGTTTAAGTTCAGAATCAAATTCATTAAACTTCCTGGGCTACGACGTTGTTCGTGATTTAGCTCCGGGAGAAATTCTTTTTATCGATCAGACAGGGGAGATCTTCTCTTCGATGGATTATTCAAAGAAAAAAAATATTGCACCTAAGTCTTGTATGTTTGAATGGGTTTATTTTGCTAATCCTGAGAGTGTATTAGAAGAAAGAAGTGTTTATTCTGCACGCCTGGATTTTGGGAAAAATTTAGCTGGGGAAATTCAAGCGCTCATTGAAAGCGGTGAAATTAAGCCTGATCTGGTTGTACCTATTCCTGAAACGAGCCGTGTGGCCGCTATTAGTTTAAGTGAGACATTAAAAATTCCTTATAGAGAAGTTCTTATTAAGAATCGCTATATTCAAAGGAGTTTTATTCTCAATACTCAGGCGAGCAGGAATCGTGCGGTTCAATTGAAACTGACGGCGATTGCCAGCGAGATTAAAGGAAAAAATATTTTGCTTCTTGATGACAGTATTGTCAGAGGGACAACGTCTAAGAGAATTATTGAAATGGTGAAAGAGGCCGGGGCAAATGAAATTTACTTTGCCACGACTTGTCCGCCTATTAGATATCCTTGTTACTATGGAGTGGATTTTCCAGATCCTAAAGAGCTTGTGGCCGCAGACCGTACGGTTGAAGAGGTGCAGGAGTACTTAGGTGCCACACGTCTTATTTATCTATCAGAAACAGCAACTAAAAAAAGTATTGGAAAAGAAAGTTTATGTATGGCCTGTATCAATGGGTGTTACCCGGTTGATATCGGAAGTGCAAAAACTTTTCAAGATATGAGAAGCCTTCATAGGGAGTAA
- a CDS encoding phosphoribosylaminoimidazolesuccinocarboxamide synthase produces the protein MTNLPPVLYRGSVKNVRGEVSAESLVFEFSDRYSVFDWGEMPDQLDEKGKTLSIMGKSFFQYLGESANWEGLFSSEIINQTFSSEYLSALSQSEIYKRYCAQGLNHHAVLDDEFNTPYLKVKNISVIRPPFDGVNYHYEAYTDKPVHALVPLEVIFRLGLSQGNSLTKRLGSDLSKWKAFGFNEIPEAGLLKTPIIDFSTKLERGDRYLDYSEAQKISGMNDSEWIELQQMTNLIALNLFRFHHDLGLELWDGKIEVGFIPGSDGNRSFILVDSIGIDELRLLYKGKSFSKEFLRETYKGSAWFLNLEAAKKDVLVVGGDFKEVCLSKYNSSPLKLNPEVKARAEAVYKSYSNAVTSKVLGKKFFSEEFNLEDYSKRYL, from the coding sequence ATGACAAATCTGCCACCTGTACTGTACCGTGGATCGGTAAAAAATGTCAGGGGAGAAGTGTCCGCAGAATCTCTGGTTTTTGAATTCTCTGATCGTTATTCTGTGTTTGATTGGGGGGAAATGCCTGATCAATTGGACGAAAAAGGGAAAACGCTTTCTATAATGGGGAAGAGTTTTTTTCAGTACCTTGGAGAGTCTGCAAATTGGGAAGGTCTGTTTTCTTCTGAAATTATTAATCAAACATTTTCTAGTGAGTATTTGTCGGCCTTATCGCAATCTGAAATTTATAAAAGATACTGTGCTCAAGGATTAAATCATCATGCTGTTTTAGATGATGAATTTAATACGCCTTATTTAAAAGTTAAAAATATTTCAGTTATTCGCCCGCCATTTGATGGTGTGAATTATCACTATGAAGCTTACACGGATAAACCTGTGCATGCTTTGGTTCCGTTAGAAGTGATTTTTAGACTTGGGTTATCTCAGGGGAATTCTCTGACGAAAAGATTAGGGAGTGATTTATCCAAGTGGAAGGCGTTTGGATTTAATGAAATTCCAGAAGCAGGATTACTTAAAACACCGATTATTGATTTTTCGACGAAGTTAGAGCGAGGCGATCGTTATCTTGATTATTCTGAGGCCCAGAAAATTTCTGGAATGAATGACTCTGAATGGATTGAACTTCAGCAGATGACAAATCTCATTGCTCTTAATCTATTTCGTTTTCACCATGACCTGGGGCTTGAGCTTTGGGATGGGAAAATTGAAGTGGGATTTATTCCAGGTTCAGATGGAAATCGCTCATTTATATTAGTGGACTCGATTGGGATTGATGAATTAAGGCTCCTTTATAAGGGCAAGAGTTTCTCCAAAGAATTCTTGCGAGAGACTTATAAAGGAAGTGCCTGGTTTTTAAATCTTGAAGCGGCCAAAAAAGATGTTCTAGTTGTTGGGGGAGATTTTAAAGAAGTGTGTCTAAGTAAATACAACTCTTCTCCCTTAAAACTTAATCCAGAAGTGAAAGCAAGAGCGGAAGCCGTCTATAAGAGTTACTCCAATGCAGTGACATCCAAAGTGTTGGGAAAGAAGTTTTTCTCAGAAGAATTTAATTTAGAAGATTATAGCAAGAGGTACTTATGA
- the purD gene encoding phosphoribosylamine--glycine ligase, whose translation MRVLVVGSGGREHALCHSLTQSSLVSKVIVSPGNSGMIQTLPQLQIENIGAMDIQGLLKLALKEKVDLTVIGPEATLSEGIVDLFKENNLLIMGPTKAASLLETSKAFAKDVMMTNQVPTAGYAEFFEADAALKYIEESTSQKMVVKCDGLAQGKGVIVCQSKNEARIGVISLMKEKLLGENINHIIIEDFLEGIEVSAFALCDGSNYAFLGTACDHKRLRDYDMGPNTGGMGVFAPASIVTAEDETWINKNVFSPMIEGMKKAGTPFSGILFAGLMKTMTGWKVLEFNVRLGDPETQVLLPLLDEDLLPWLEASAKGDIKKLQVELGRLSPIKKDMKAVHVVMAAHGYPGTEGEKVRSGDPINFNPTFNLTAYDFLFMAGVEKTHGQLKTKGGRVLGITSLAETYTYARIQAYEYVSQIEFSGAQYRNDIARGQI comes from the coding sequence ATGAGAGTTTTAGTTGTTGGTAGTGGTGGGCGTGAGCATGCTCTATGCCATAGTTTAACTCAGTCATCACTTGTTTCTAAAGTGATTGTGAGTCCAGGTAATAGTGGGATGATTCAAACTTTACCTCAATTACAAATTGAAAATATTGGAGCGATGGATATTCAGGGATTGTTGAAGTTAGCTTTGAAAGAAAAAGTTGATTTAACAGTTATTGGACCGGAAGCGACTTTGTCTGAGGGAATTGTTGATCTTTTTAAAGAAAATAATCTTTTAATTATGGGACCTACAAAGGCCGCAAGTTTGCTTGAGACATCAAAAGCTTTTGCTAAAGATGTGATGATGACGAATCAGGTTCCTACTGCGGGATACGCTGAGTTTTTTGAAGCTGATGCGGCCTTGAAATATATTGAAGAGTCGACTTCGCAAAAAATGGTTGTGAAGTGTGATGGGCTTGCTCAAGGCAAAGGCGTGATCGTTTGTCAGAGTAAAAACGAAGCGCGCATTGGTGTGATCTCTCTCATGAAGGAAAAACTTCTGGGAGAGAACATTAATCATATTATTATTGAAGATTTCTTAGAAGGGATTGAAGTTTCCGCTTTTGCTCTTTGTGATGGTTCGAATTATGCCTTTTTAGGTACGGCCTGTGACCATAAGAGACTTCGTGATTATGATATGGGGCCAAATACTGGTGGAATGGGAGTGTTTGCTCCTGCTTCTATTGTAACGGCAGAAGATGAGACCTGGATTAATAAAAATGTTTTTTCTCCAATGATAGAAGGAATGAAAAAAGCGGGAACGCCTTTTTCTGGAATTTTATTTGCTGGTCTGATGAAGACGATGACCGGTTGGAAAGTTTTAGAATTTAATGTGAGATTAGGAGACCCGGAAACTCAGGTGCTGCTTCCTCTTTTAGATGAAGATCTATTACCTTGGTTAGAGGCTTCAGCAAAAGGTGATATTAAAAAGCTTCAAGTTGAGCTTGGTAGATTATCACCAATAAAAAAAGATATGAAAGCCGTCCATGTTGTCATGGCCGCTCATGGTTATCCAGGCACAGAGGGGGAGAAAGTCCGCTCAGGTGATCCGATTAATTTTAATCCAACATTTAATTTAACGGCCTATGACTTTTTGTTCATGGCCGGAGTTGAGAAGACTCATGGTCAGTTGAAAACGAAAGGTGGAAGAGTTCTTGGGATTACGAGTCTTGCCGAGACTTATACCTATGCACGTATTCAGGCCTATGAGTATGTATCGCAGATTGAGTTTTCGGGAGCACAGTACAGAAATGATATCGCCAGAGGACAGATCTAA
- the purN gene encoding phosphoribosylglycinamide formyltransferase yields MTKIKIAILASGSGSNAQAIMNWARTSDMAEVVCVLSDKKSALVLERAATSGVPALLVRKKKSESRLDFDQKMIVRLADYNPDWIVLAGFMKLLTPHFLNVFKNKIVNIHPSLLPLFPGTDGYGDAFRAGGLESGCTVHFVDEGMDTGKIIDQKKFELIHGESFEEFKARGLKIENEFYPMVLEKLFKGLL; encoded by the coding sequence ATGACAAAGATCAAGATTGCCATTCTTGCTTCGGGATCGGGATCAAATGCGCAGGCGATTATGAACTGGGCGCGTACATCTGATATGGCAGAAGTGGTTTGTGTCTTGAGTGATAAGAAGAGTGCTCTTGTTTTAGAGAGAGCAGCGACTTCTGGAGTTCCTGCTTTACTTGTTCGTAAGAAAAAAAGTGAAAGTCGATTAGATTTTGATCAGAAGATGATTGTTAGGCTTGCAGATTATAATCCGGACTGGATTGTGCTTGCTGGGTTTATGAAACTTCTGACTCCGCATTTTTTAAATGTGTTTAAAAATAAGATTGTAAATATTCATCCTTCTCTTCTGCCATTATTTCCAGGAACTGATGGATATGGAGATGCTTTTAGAGCGGGGGGTCTTGAATCAGGATGCACGGTTCATTTTGTTGATGAAGGCATGGATACAGGAAAAATAATTGATCAAAAGAAGTTTGAGTTAATTCATGGTGAGAGTTTTGAAGAGTTTAAAGCACGTGGACTGAAAATAGAAAATGAATTTTATCCAATGGTATTGGAGAAATTATTTAAGGGATTATTATGA
- a CDS encoding phosphoribosylformylglycinamidine synthase subunit PurL — protein MSHVYRFEIYPNVYNLKNVTTHEEGLKTWFKDYMQVDFSQIFEVKYFLVESLNPIHRIHDYAEEVFTDSVMENLFSSENDNQEIYHSWLKSRGFKNPYLIDIGFRPGVTDNSAHAALEALKLIPALSKEKLKVSSGVMYYVEGTSLDVATLEKLTYEKMANFLLHKVAVTTSNELVHNTRFKNITFPNVQIKANKSAAINLDVPEAELLKMNQENCWALSAAELTHIKSHYKTLGRNPSDVEMEVIAQSWSEHCKHKIFSSEITYSESNLPKGVKAIGDLKVNGIFKTFIRGSTLKIKEERKLPWLISIFHDNAGIVRFDDNIDVCIKVETHNSPSALDPYGGALTGILGVNRDILGVGLGAKPIANTNVFCLAENKYFKDNQISMPLLLKNPDRIKEGVHLGVQDGGNKSGIPTVNGAFVFDRDFVGKPLVFCGTIGVMPQVENGLNTCDKGQRPGDLIVMAGGRIGKDGIHGATFSSMELVDGVPSSVVQIGDPITQKRLSDFLIESRIHGLFNSVTDNGAGGLSSSVGEMAQLTNGAIVNLEKALVKYPGLSPFELMVSESQERMTFSVATDKINDFLILAEKRNVEASVIGEFTDSGSLIVKYNNELVADLSLHFLHESLMPMQLNAHFDVNTKSAHWIGKKIDKPLLPKNDFKKILLDLFRSPNIRSHEHLIRRYDHEVKGATIVKPFTGTKEKGYSAPSDAGVIWMKPHGGDADNALAIACGICPKVTQYDSYLMAEYALDEAVRNAVCVGANPDEMVLVDNYCWPDPIESERNPDAKLKLAHLVRSSKALYDLSLAYGMPFVSGKDSMKNDFIGNTAEGEKVKISVPPTLLVTAMGKIPSLKAITTSEVKGVGSLVYLIGEKLEHYHSAFELSDLYEDYSVEYPLPYINGKKQLDLYRCFHKAMREELIASSHDVSDGGVLISLAEKMMGTPYGMNLEIKGISEKDMLGFLFNESAGRFVVTVNPADQKEFEDNLTGHYFMKLGVTTNDEKLMVHVQDQTILNVSGRECMENYKVEVEGLV, from the coding sequence ATGAGTCATGTTTATCGTTTTGAAATTTACCCGAACGTTTATAACCTGAAAAATGTGACAACACATGAAGAAGGTTTAAAAACCTGGTTTAAAGATTATATGCAGGTGGATTTTTCACAGATCTTTGAGGTGAAATATTTTTTAGTTGAATCCCTTAATCCTATTCATCGAATTCATGATTACGCTGAAGAGGTTTTTACTGACAGTGTAATGGAAAATCTTTTTAGTTCAGAAAATGATAACCAGGAAATTTATCACTCATGGCTGAAGTCCCGTGGATTTAAAAATCCATACTTAATTGATATTGGATTTCGCCCGGGAGTTACTGATAACTCTGCTCATGCTGCCCTTGAAGCATTAAAGCTTATTCCAGCTTTATCGAAAGAAAAGCTGAAGGTGTCATCAGGGGTTATGTACTACGTAGAAGGGACTTCTTTAGATGTCGCCACATTAGAAAAATTAACTTATGAAAAAATGGCGAACTTCCTTTTACACAAAGTTGCCGTCACAACTTCAAATGAACTTGTTCATAACACTCGTTTTAAAAATATTACATTCCCGAATGTGCAAATTAAGGCCAATAAGTCAGCGGCCATTAACCTCGATGTACCGGAAGCTGAGCTCTTGAAGATGAATCAGGAAAACTGCTGGGCCTTAAGTGCAGCAGAACTTACTCACATAAAATCCCATTACAAAACTCTTGGTCGCAATCCAAGTGATGTTGAAATGGAAGTCATCGCTCAAAGCTGGAGTGAACACTGCAAACATAAGATTTTTTCTTCTGAGATTACTTACAGCGAATCAAATTTACCAAAAGGGGTGAAGGCCATTGGGGATTTGAAAGTTAATGGGATTTTTAAAACGTTTATTCGTGGGTCGACGTTAAAGATTAAAGAAGAAAGAAAGCTTCCATGGCTGATTTCGATCTTTCATGACAATGCGGGGATTGTCCGCTTTGACGACAACATTGATGTTTGTATTAAAGTTGAAACTCACAATTCGCCAAGTGCACTTGATCCATACGGTGGAGCGCTGACAGGAATTCTAGGAGTGAACCGCGATATTTTAGGTGTAGGGCTTGGAGCTAAGCCGATCGCGAATACAAACGTATTTTGTCTGGCAGAAAATAAGTATTTTAAAGACAATCAGATTTCAATGCCACTTCTTCTAAAGAATCCTGATCGCATTAAAGAAGGTGTTCATCTTGGCGTTCAAGATGGGGGAAATAAGAGTGGAATTCCTACAGTGAATGGAGCTTTTGTTTTTGACCGCGACTTCGTTGGAAAGCCACTGGTTTTTTGTGGAACGATTGGAGTCATGCCTCAGGTAGAAAATGGTTTAAACACTTGTGATAAAGGTCAGCGTCCAGGGGATCTTATCGTTATGGCCGGTGGAAGAATCGGAAAAGATGGAATTCACGGAGCAACTTTTAGTTCAATGGAATTGGTTGATGGAGTCCCTTCGTCAGTTGTTCAGATTGGAGATCCAATTACTCAGAAGCGCTTGAGTGATTTTTTAATTGAATCGAGAATTCATGGCCTCTTTAATAGTGTGACAGACAATGGGGCCGGAGGGCTGAGTTCAAGTGTTGGTGAGATGGCCCAGTTAACAAATGGGGCGATCGTTAACTTAGAAAAAGCATTAGTGAAGTATCCGGGATTATCTCCTTTTGAATTGATGGTAAGTGAAAGCCAGGAACGTATGACGTTTTCGGTAGCAACAGATAAAATTAACGACTTTTTGATTCTTGCAGAAAAGAGAAATGTAGAAGCTTCGGTTATTGGTGAATTCACTGATAGTGGGTCACTCATCGTAAAATACAATAATGAATTGGTCGCAGATCTTTCACTGCACTTTTTACATGAATCTTTAATGCCGATGCAGCTTAACGCTCATTTTGATGTAAATACAAAAAGTGCACACTGGATTGGAAAGAAGATTGATAAACCACTTCTTCCAAAAAATGATTTTAAGAAAATTCTTTTAGATCTATTTAGAAGTCCAAACATCAGAAGCCATGAACATTTAATCCGTCGCTATGACCATGAAGTCAAAGGGGCAACGATTGTAAAACCTTTTACGGGAACAAAAGAGAAAGGTTACTCGGCACCAAGTGATGCTGGAGTGATCTGGATGAAGCCTCATGGCGGAGATGCAGACAATGCTCTGGCAATTGCCTGTGGAATTTGCCCGAAAGTGACTCAGTATGATTCATACCTGATGGCGGAATACGCACTGGATGAAGCTGTACGAAATGCCGTTTGTGTGGGGGCCAATCCAGATGAAATGGTTTTAGTTGATAACTACTGCTGGCCTGATCCGATTGAGTCGGAAAGAAATCCAGATGCAAAATTAAAGTTAGCTCACTTAGTTCGTTCCTCAAAAGCGCTTTACGATTTAAGTCTTGCTTACGGAATGCCTTTTGTTAGTGGAAAAGACAGTATGAAGAATGATTTTATCGGAAATACTGCTGAAGGTGAAAAAGTTAAAATTAGTGTTCCTCCAACATTGCTTGTAACGGCGATGGGAAAAATTCCAAGCTTGAAAGCTATCACAACTTCAGAAGTGAAAGGTGTAGGGTCTTTGGTTTATTTAATCGGTGAAAAACTAGAGCATTACCATTCTGCTTTTGAATTGAGTGATCTTTATGAAGATTACTCAGTGGAGTATCCACTTCCTTATATTAATGGAAAAAAACAACTCGATTTATACCGTTGCTTTCATAAAGCGATGAGAGAAGAGTTGATTGCGAGTTCTCACGATGTTTCAGATGGAGGAGTCTTGATTTCTCTAGCTGAGAAAATGATGGGAACACCTTATGGGATGAACCTGGAAATAAAAGGTATCAGCGAAAAAGATATGCTTGGATTCTTGTTTAATGAGAGTGCAGGACGTTTTGTTGTCACTGTAAATCCAGCTGATCAAAAGGAATTTGAAGACAATCTCACGGGACATTATTTTATGAAGCTTGGTGTGACTACCAATGATGAAAAATTAATGGTTCATGTTCAGGATCAAACGATTTTAAATGTAAGTGGTCGCGAGTGTATGGAAAACTATAAAGTAGAAGTGGAGGGATTAGTATGA
- a CDS encoding phosphoribosylformylglycinamidine synthase subunit PurQ, producing MSLARSNIKALILTGDGINCETETALAFLEKGIRAEIIHITDLINNPQILDTAHILALPGGFSFGDEIGSGQILALKLKYALNVELKKFIDNKKLVIGICNGFQALVRLGLLPKPFTERTMTLTSNRQGHFINRWVDLDVPTSSCVWTKTLKGKKISLPIRHGEGRIVFKGNAEDQLKTYKTLGENGQIALSYSEDVNGSYNEIAGVCDPTGRIFGLMPHPEAATSAWHSPSGKDKGYAVGIGAAIFESGISYCEENFNN from the coding sequence ATGAGCTTAGCACGTTCAAATATTAAGGCCTTAATTTTAACAGGGGACGGGATTAACTGTGAAACCGAAACGGCACTGGCCTTTCTTGAAAAGGGAATCAGAGCTGAGATCATTCACATTACAGATCTTATAAATAACCCACAAATTTTAGATACAGCTCACATCTTGGCCCTTCCTGGTGGATTTTCATTTGGAGATGAGATTGGTTCAGGACAAATTCTTGCTCTGAAACTTAAGTACGCTCTTAATGTTGAGTTAAAGAAATTCATTGATAACAAAAAGCTTGTGATTGGTATTTGTAATGGATTTCAAGCATTAGTAAGACTGGGACTTCTTCCAAAACCATTTACAGAAAGAACAATGACTTTAACGAGTAACCGTCAAGGGCACTTTATTAACCGTTGGGTTGATTTAGATGTTCCAACATCTAGTTGTGTTTGGACAAAAACACTTAAAGGTAAAAAAATCAGTCTTCCTATTCGTCACGGTGAAGGAAGAATTGTTTTTAAAGGAAATGCTGAAGACCAGCTTAAAACTTATAAAACTCTTGGTGAAAATGGACAGATCGCTCTTTCATACTCAGAAGATGTGAATGGTTCATACAATGAGATCGCTGGAGTGTGCGATCCAACAGGAAGAATCTTTGGATTGATGCCACATCCGGAAGCGGCGACAAGCGCATGGCATAGTCCATCTGGGAAAGACAAAGGATATGCTGTCGGAATTGGTGCAGCTATCTTTGAAAGTGGAATATCTTATTGTGAAGAAAATTTTAATAATTAA
- the purH gene encoding bifunctional phosphoribosylaminoimidazolecarboxamide formyltransferase/IMP cyclohydrolase — protein sequence MRNENRKISRALISVTDKTNLTMLVETLHKNNVEIISTGGTKKFIEDLGIPVTSIEKVTGNPEAFGGRMKSISFPVTSGLLFRRYHETDIVEARELNIEPIDLVVCNLYPFEKYAGTNATEEVLIENIDIGGPLMLRASAKNYESVAVLSDVSDYDSFLTGFTGTTSFETRRSLAVRTFNRVAQYDLMIADELSARFEEKKAPEEKSWLSIVAKETLRYGENPHQTANIFKLKNTQTSINLVDAEVLQGKELSYNNWVDADAAWRVMSDIAHVSSGKAVTAVIKHANPCGLAVSSNLFSSLEEAWNGDSVSSFGGIISFSQTVDDQCAKFLCEKFIEVVIAPDYSAEALKFFAKKKNVRLLKIANRPKEESEFIVKSISGGLLMQNEDESFGKSEELKLVTKKEMPFETLELVDFGILACKHLKSNGIALVCKTLDGNFTMAGTGMGQPNRLDSLRLLAKVRAENKGLSMDNMLLVSDAFFPFADSVEVCHEVGIKSIIQPGGSIRDDEVIAACDKFGIAMMTTGKRHFRH from the coding sequence ATGAGAAACGAAAACCGTAAAATTTCGCGTGCCCTGATCAGTGTGACTGACAAGACTAACTTGACGATGTTAGTAGAAACTCTTCATAAAAATAATGTTGAGATCATTTCAACAGGTGGAACGAAAAAGTTTATTGAAGACCTGGGGATTCCTGTAACATCGATTGAAAAAGTGACAGGCAATCCTGAAGCTTTCGGCGGGAGAATGAAATCTATTTCTTTCCCTGTAACCAGCGGACTTTTATTTCGTCGTTACCATGAAACAGATATTGTAGAGGCCCGTGAATTAAATATTGAGCCAATTGATTTAGTTGTTTGTAATCTTTATCCCTTTGAGAAGTACGCAGGAACAAATGCTACAGAAGAAGTGCTGATTGAGAATATTGATATCGGAGGCCCTTTGATGTTGCGTGCGAGCGCTAAAAACTATGAGTCGGTTGCTGTGTTATCAGACGTGAGTGACTATGATTCGTTTTTAACAGGATTCACTGGGACAACGTCTTTTGAAACAAGAAGATCTCTGGCCGTTAGGACATTTAATCGTGTTGCTCAATATGACCTGATGATCGCGGATGAATTGTCTGCAAGATTTGAAGAGAAGAAAGCTCCAGAAGAAAAATCATGGCTTTCGATTGTTGCGAAAGAAACTCTTCGTTATGGGGAGAATCCTCATCAGACAGCGAATATTTTTAAATTAAAAAATACTCAGACTTCTATCAATTTAGTTGATGCTGAAGTTCTGCAAGGAAAAGAGCTTTCTTATAATAACTGGGTTGATGCAGATGCAGCTTGGCGAGTGATGAGTGACATTGCTCATGTCTCAAGTGGCAAAGCGGTGACTGCTGTTATTAAGCATGCCAACCCATGTGGACTTGCGGTTTCCTCAAATCTTTTTTCTTCGCTAGAAGAAGCCTGGAACGGGGACAGTGTCAGCAGCTTCGGTGGGATTATTTCATTTTCACAAACAGTGGATGATCAATGCGCTAAGTTTTTATGTGAGAAATTTATCGAAGTGGTTATCGCTCCTGATTACTCAGCAGAAGCATTAAAGTTTTTTGCTAAGAAGAAAAATGTCAGACTCCTTAAAATTGCCAATCGTCCTAAAGAAGAATCAGAGTTTATTGTAAAAAGTATTTCTGGTGGTCTTCTAATGCAAAATGAAGATGAGAGTTTTGGAAAATCAGAAGAGCTTAAGCTTGTAACAAAAAAAGAGATGCCTTTTGAAACACTTGAGTTGGTTGATTTTGGGATTCTTGCTTGTAAACATTTAAAGAGCAATGGGATTGCTCTGGTTTGTAAGACTCTAGATGGGAATTTTACAATGGCCGGGACGGGGATGGGGCAGCCGAATAGATTGGACTCGCTTCGTTTATTGGCAAAGGTTCGTGCTGAGAATAAAGGGTTGTCGATGGACAATATGCTGCTTGTTTCAGATGCATTTTTTCCATTTGCTGATTCGGTTGAGGTTTGTCATGAGGTTGGGATCAAATCGATTATTCAACCGGGTGGAAGCATCCGTGATGATGAAGTGATTGCAGCTTGTGATAAGTTTGGGATTGCGATGATGACGACTGGGAAAAGGCACTTCAGGCATTAA